In Corallococcus macrosporus, the following are encoded in one genomic region:
- the moeB gene encoding molybdopterin-synthase adenylyltransferase MoeB: MAPTFRELLSEVKKEIREVSHEHVRQLLVTGAKVKLVDVREADEYAGGRLPGAVHIPRGYLELRIEEKADRDEELVLYCAGGTRSALAARTLRDLGYTRVSSLAGGYNRWSDAAFPVEKPVVLSAEQKERYRRHLILPEVGEEGQAKLLKSRVLLLGAGGLGSPAALYLAAAGVGTLGVVDADVVDLSNLQRQVLHTLERRGQPKVQSAKAALEALNPDVKVVPFQERLTSANVERILADFDVVLDGGDNFPTRYLLNDACVRMGMPNVHGSVFRFEGQVTTFVPGQGPCYRCLYPAPPPPELAPSCAEAGVLGVLPGTIGMLQATEALKLLLGVGETLVGRLLTFDALGTRFQELKLRRDPECPVCAPGAKVELIDYEQFCATGA; encoded by the coding sequence ATGGCCCCCACGTTCCGCGAGCTGCTGTCCGAGGTGAAGAAGGAGATCCGCGAGGTCTCCCACGAGCACGTCCGCCAACTGCTGGTGACGGGCGCGAAGGTGAAGCTCGTGGACGTGCGCGAGGCCGACGAGTACGCCGGGGGCCGGCTCCCCGGCGCGGTGCACATCCCCCGGGGCTACCTGGAGCTGCGCATCGAGGAGAAGGCGGACCGCGACGAGGAGCTGGTCCTCTACTGCGCGGGCGGCACCCGGTCCGCGCTCGCGGCCCGCACGCTGCGGGACCTGGGCTACACGCGCGTGTCGTCGCTCGCGGGCGGCTACAACCGCTGGAGCGACGCGGCCTTCCCGGTGGAGAAGCCCGTCGTCCTCTCCGCCGAGCAGAAGGAGCGCTACCGCCGCCACCTCATCCTCCCGGAGGTGGGGGAGGAGGGGCAGGCGAAGCTGCTCAAGTCGAGGGTGCTGCTGCTGGGCGCGGGCGGGCTGGGCTCACCCGCGGCGCTGTACCTGGCGGCGGCGGGCGTGGGCACGCTGGGCGTGGTGGACGCGGACGTGGTGGACCTGAGCAACCTCCAGCGGCAGGTGCTGCACACCCTGGAGCGCCGGGGCCAGCCCAAGGTCCAGAGCGCGAAGGCGGCCCTCGAGGCGCTCAACCCGGACGTGAAGGTGGTGCCCTTCCAGGAGCGGCTCACCAGCGCCAACGTGGAGCGCATCCTCGCGGACTTCGACGTCGTGCTGGACGGCGGGGACAACTTCCCCACGCGCTACCTGCTCAACGACGCGTGCGTGCGCATGGGGATGCCCAACGTGCACGGCTCCGTGTTCCGCTTCGAGGGCCAGGTGACGACCTTCGTCCCCGGCCAGGGGCCCTGCTACCGCTGCCTCTACCCCGCGCCGCCCCCGCCGGAGCTGGCGCCCTCCTGCGCGGAAGCCGGCGTGCTGGGCGTGCTGCCGGGGACCATCGGGATGCTCCAGGCCACGGAGGCCCTGAAGCTGCTGCTCGGGGTGGGGGAGACGCTCGTGGGGCGGCTGCTCACCTTCGACGCGCTGGGCACGCGCTTCCAGGAGCTCAAGCTGCGCCGGGACCCGGAGTGCCCCGTGTGCGCGCCGGGGGCGAAGGTGGAGCTCATCGATTACGAGCAGTTCTGCGCCACGGGGGCCTGA
- a CDS encoding PilZ domain-containing protein, which translates to MSEQNENQDTRTGEDRRDSPRVPMRLKVGWDGADGFLERAGDLSLGGVGWVGEALDEGKDVMVRFTLPSASEEAVVKGKVLAPKAGMSGPVVRVRFVDLPVELELAIARHLDEQSKDEPRGAR; encoded by the coding sequence ATGTCCGAGCAGAACGAGAACCAGGACACCAGGACGGGAGAGGACCGGCGCGACTCGCCCCGCGTCCCCATGCGCCTGAAGGTCGGCTGGGACGGGGCGGATGGTTTCCTGGAGCGTGCGGGGGACCTGTCCCTGGGCGGTGTGGGCTGGGTGGGCGAAGCCCTGGACGAGGGGAAGGACGTGATGGTGCGCTTCACGTTGCCCTCGGCCTCCGAAGAGGCGGTGGTGAAGGGCAAGGTGCTGGCTCCGAAGGCCGGCATGTCCGGCCCGGTGGTGCGCGTGCGCTTCGTGGACCTGCCGGTGGAGCTGGAGCTGGCCATCGCCCGGCACCTGGACGAGCAGAGCAAGGACGAACCCCGGGGCGCCCGCTAG
- a CDS encoding cytidine deaminase: MADEIPWERLFEEALRVRQRAHVPYSKFPVGAAVLYADGSIVAGCNVENATYGLTVCAERNAFVAGVAQGREKPVAVAVVVDTPEPCPPCGMCRQVMAEFAGPDLPVRSRTLNGQEARYPLSELLPHAFTRSFL; this comes from the coding sequence ATGGCGGACGAGATTCCCTGGGAGCGGCTGTTCGAGGAGGCCCTGCGGGTGCGTCAGCGCGCGCACGTGCCGTACTCGAAGTTCCCCGTGGGGGCCGCCGTGCTGTACGCGGACGGCTCCATCGTGGCCGGCTGCAACGTGGAGAACGCCACCTACGGCCTCACCGTCTGCGCGGAGCGCAACGCGTTCGTCGCGGGCGTGGCCCAGGGCCGTGAGAAGCCGGTGGCCGTGGCCGTCGTCGTGGACACCCCGGAGCCCTGTCCTCCCTGTGGCATGTGCCGCCAGGTGATGGCCGAGTTCGCCGGGCCGGACCTTCCGGTGCGAAGCCGCACCCTGAACGGGCAGGAGGCGCGCTATCCGCTCAGCGAGCTGCTGCCGCACGCCTTCACCCGTTCCTTCCTCTAG
- a CDS encoding 5'-deoxyadenosine deaminase, with protein sequence MDLLLTGATVVTMNRDREVLPRADVLVQDGRIAKVGRGLKVKGARRVLDLAGQVVMPGLIHGHLHACQTLFRGHADKRELLDWLKERIWPMEAAHDAASLRASADLTFAELIRSGSTAALDMGTVHHYDAVFESARDCGYRLVGGKAMMDSGAEVPAGLRETTADSLSESLALMERWHGTHDNRLRYAFAPRFALSCTPELLREVGRLSREKGVRIHSHASENPKETEVVRQVTGQDNIAFFHGLGLTGNHVTLAHCVWVEGDEQRLLRESGTVVCHCPGSNLKLASGYARIPELLKDGIPVALGADGAPCNNTLDLFHEMRLASVLHNPRVGPVAMTPMHVLEMATLHGARALGLEDEVGSVEVGKRADLTVVDTRGFHFCPLPEDVTGPLVYSARSTDVSHVLIDGKLVLREGELTTLDANAVLTNARTQATKLFARAKLQAS encoded by the coding sequence GTGGACTTGCTTCTCACTGGCGCCACCGTCGTCACCATGAACCGCGACCGCGAGGTGCTGCCTCGCGCGGACGTGCTCGTGCAGGACGGGCGCATCGCGAAGGTGGGCCGGGGCCTGAAGGTGAAGGGCGCCCGCCGCGTCCTGGACCTCGCCGGGCAGGTGGTGATGCCCGGCCTCATCCACGGCCACCTGCACGCCTGCCAGACGCTCTTTCGCGGCCACGCGGACAAGCGCGAGCTGCTGGACTGGCTGAAGGAGCGCATCTGGCCCATGGAGGCGGCGCACGACGCGGCCTCCCTGCGCGCCAGCGCGGACCTCACCTTCGCGGAGCTCATCCGCTCCGGCTCCACGGCGGCGCTCGACATGGGCACCGTGCACCACTACGACGCCGTCTTCGAGTCCGCGCGCGACTGCGGCTACCGGCTCGTCGGTGGCAAGGCGATGATGGACTCCGGCGCGGAGGTGCCCGCCGGCCTGCGTGAGACGACGGCGGACTCGCTGTCGGAGAGCCTGGCGCTGATGGAGCGCTGGCACGGCACCCACGACAACCGCCTGCGCTACGCGTTCGCGCCGCGCTTCGCCCTGTCCTGCACGCCGGAGCTGCTGCGGGAGGTGGGCCGGCTGTCGCGGGAGAAGGGCGTGCGGATCCACTCGCACGCCAGCGAGAACCCGAAGGAGACGGAGGTCGTCCGTCAGGTGACGGGGCAGGACAACATCGCCTTCTTCCACGGGCTGGGGCTCACCGGGAACCACGTCACGCTGGCCCACTGCGTCTGGGTGGAGGGCGACGAGCAGCGGCTGTTGCGTGAGTCCGGCACGGTGGTGTGTCACTGCCCGGGCTCCAACCTGAAGCTCGCGTCGGGCTACGCGCGCATCCCGGAGCTCTTGAAGGACGGCATCCCCGTGGCGCTGGGGGCGGACGGCGCCCCGTGCAACAACACGCTGGATTTGTTCCACGAGATGCGGCTCGCGTCCGTGCTGCACAACCCGCGTGTGGGCCCGGTGGCGATGACGCCCATGCACGTCCTGGAGATGGCCACGCTGCACGGCGCGCGCGCCCTGGGCCTGGAGGACGAGGTGGGCTCCGTGGAAGTGGGCAAGCGCGCGGACCTCACGGTGGTGGACACGCGCGGCTTCCACTTCTGCCCGCTGCCGGAGGACGTGACGGGGCCGCTGGTGTACTCGGCGCGCTCCACGGACGTGTCGCACGTGCTCATCGACGGCAAGCTGGTGCTGCGCGAGGGCGAATTGACGACGCTGGACGCGAACGCGGTGCTGACCAACGCCCGCACGCAGGCCACGAAGCTCTTCGCCCGCGCGAAGCTGCAGGCCTCCTAG
- a CDS encoding sensor histidine kinase, protein MDPTPPVAFENELARVVAAQRRRVLGAGAAVRLVGTAVFFAVSLGLWLTGARDWAHYPPLLLCYGGVVALLFALRFKPLTKQLGVVQSLVDVGLVFGLQQLALPVSPFPAGVAGFSLGLFALVVALSGLELMPWLVYGTAGLASLTQAVLMHQAGVGPGAMVVAAVTLVLVAAVSHYGTGRLRQLAMDLSHAEVARQLEARRTHDVEDAHRTIERMLSEAHARNAQLEALQAHQEQLMQFLVHDLRSPLSAVTLSLSWMEQELPIGTPMVESVRTGLAVTARLDRMISDLLDVPRLEQGRLSPRRQPFPVAPLFDEVRRSLDGAARLRKIRLELSCPPGFQLVGDAGLLIRVVENLATNALRYAPSGGRVRLEAGETEGQQWLAVRNDGIAIPPEARESLFDKYVQGSREKEGRRGYGLGLYFSRLAAEAHGGRLAVEDAEGWATSFVLRLPRAQGASQPAPDATPARQRR, encoded by the coding sequence ATGGACCCGACTCCTCCCGTCGCCTTCGAGAATGAGCTTGCACGGGTGGTGGCCGCCCAGAGGCGGCGCGTCCTGGGCGCCGGGGCGGCGGTGCGGCTGGTGGGCACGGCCGTGTTCTTCGCCGTCAGCCTGGGGCTGTGGCTGACGGGCGCCCGGGACTGGGCCCACTACCCGCCGCTGCTGCTCTGCTACGGCGGCGTGGTGGCGCTGCTGTTCGCGCTGCGCTTCAAGCCGCTGACGAAGCAGCTGGGCGTCGTACAGTCGCTGGTGGACGTGGGGCTGGTGTTCGGCCTCCAGCAGTTGGCCCTGCCCGTGTCGCCCTTCCCTGCGGGCGTGGCGGGCTTCAGCCTGGGGCTGTTCGCGCTGGTGGTGGCGCTGTCCGGCCTGGAGCTGATGCCCTGGCTCGTCTACGGCACGGCGGGCCTGGCGTCGCTGACCCAGGCCGTCCTCATGCATCAGGCGGGCGTGGGCCCGGGCGCCATGGTCGTGGCCGCGGTGACGCTGGTGCTGGTGGCGGCGGTGAGCCACTACGGCACCGGACGGCTGCGGCAGCTGGCAATGGACCTGTCGCACGCGGAGGTGGCCCGGCAGCTGGAGGCGCGCCGCACCCACGACGTGGAGGACGCCCACCGCACCATCGAGCGCATGCTCTCCGAGGCCCACGCGCGCAACGCCCAACTGGAGGCGCTCCAGGCCCATCAAGAACAGCTGATGCAGTTCCTGGTGCACGACCTGCGCTCGCCCCTGTCCGCCGTGACGCTGTCGCTGTCGTGGATGGAGCAGGAGCTGCCCATCGGCACGCCCATGGTGGAGTCCGTGCGCACGGGCCTGGCCGTCACCGCGCGCCTGGACCGGATGATCAGCGACCTCCTGGACGTGCCCCGGCTGGAGCAGGGCCGGCTGTCCCCGCGCAGGCAGCCCTTCCCGGTGGCGCCGCTGTTCGACGAGGTGCGCCGCTCGCTGGATGGCGCGGCCCGGCTGCGAAAAATCAGGCTGGAGCTGTCCTGCCCGCCCGGCTTCCAGCTCGTCGGCGACGCGGGCCTGCTCATCCGCGTGGTGGAGAACCTGGCCACCAACGCGCTCCGCTACGCGCCGTCCGGCGGACGGGTGCGCCTGGAGGCGGGTGAGACGGAAGGCCAGCAGTGGCTGGCGGTGCGCAACGACGGCATCGCCATCCCGCCGGAGGCGCGCGAGTCCCTCTTCGACAAGTACGTGCAGGGCAGCCGCGAGAAGGAGGGCCGCCGGGGCTACGGCCTGGGGCTGTACTTCTCCCGGCTGGCGGCGGAGGCCCACGGCGGGCGGCTGGCGGTGGAGGACGCGGAGGGCTGGGCCACGTCCTTCGTGCTGCGCCTGCCCCGCGCGCAGGGCGCCTCGCAGCCGGCCCCGGACGCGACGCCCGCCCGGCAGCGCCGCTAG
- a CDS encoding PspA/IM30 family protein: MWQRFKRAMRSFAGFFVSSIEDPELILEQNIRDLNDQVPKMNESIAMVRANVTLLEKENMKYQQDVRELTAKVKAAIQAGRDDLAGTYATKLQGEKEALARNQAQLDIAKQAYEKALNVKKAFMREKDRKTQEAMNAVRDARRAKWQAKVADTMESFTVAGVDSTHDEMLRKVQEKTAINEARMQMALESVDHQAAAIEEEAEKIQGDELVKQFKMEMGLLDSPAPVSDVGAGPEKTIGKKVEIK; the protein is encoded by the coding sequence ATGTGGCAGCGATTCAAGAGAGCGATGCGGAGCTTCGCGGGCTTCTTCGTCTCCTCCATCGAGGATCCGGAGTTGATTCTCGAGCAGAACATCCGTGACCTGAACGACCAGGTCCCCAAGATGAACGAGTCCATCGCCATGGTCCGGGCGAATGTGACGCTGCTCGAGAAGGAGAACATGAAGTACCAGCAGGACGTGCGGGAGCTGACCGCCAAGGTGAAGGCCGCCATCCAGGCGGGCCGAGACGACCTGGCCGGCACCTACGCGACCAAGCTGCAGGGTGAGAAGGAAGCCCTCGCGCGCAACCAGGCGCAGTTGGACATCGCGAAGCAGGCCTACGAGAAGGCCCTGAACGTCAAGAAGGCGTTCATGCGCGAGAAGGACCGCAAGACCCAGGAGGCGATGAACGCCGTCCGGGACGCCCGGCGCGCCAAGTGGCAGGCGAAGGTCGCCGACACGATGGAGTCCTTCACCGTCGCGGGCGTGGACTCCACGCACGACGAGATGCTCCGCAAGGTCCAGGAGAAGACGGCCATCAACGAGGCGCGCATGCAGATGGCGCTGGAGTCGGTGGACCACCAGGCCGCGGCCATCGAGGAAGAGGCGGAGAAGATCCAGGGCGACGAGCTGGTCAAGCAGTTCAAGATGGAGATGGGCCTGCTGGACAGCCCCGCGCCGGTGTCGGACGTGGGCGCGGGTCCGGAAAAGACCATCGGCAAGAAGGTGGAGATCAAGTAG
- a CDS encoding ABC transporter substrate-binding protein, whose product MKLHRGPGLFLFLALCLLGAGYVFASRAGYLDRLQARFFPSTREAVRLSPGDFPAGVAAPVADVASVPLRPVLIGFTPRGSASALLVATGGATTLDNPATPPGAAQGLLKTAYALDARAVLFAREEELKQALSVGAENGGVDMAALSVDRLASWAPTLRDAAPRTVLLVGRSRGQEAMAAVGVPDLAGLRGKRVGVYPGGSSHYFALWVLARAGLRTSDVRWVDLPSTLDAGRALREGRADVVVGLWGDVELAARDRGGKVLATTADAPHLLATVLVARGDFAARYPDAVRRVLRGLLDAGQGVLKDPAAGARLLGEVAPYLGDPTEAIRSAPPATLADNRAFFGLSGEAPVTYDELFQSAAALFQKLKRGTAPPPAEDTRDLGALKYVSEARGP is encoded by the coding sequence ATGAAGCTGCACCGCGGACCCGGCCTCTTTCTCTTCCTCGCGCTCTGTCTGCTGGGCGCGGGGTACGTCTTCGCCTCGCGGGCGGGTTACCTCGACCGCCTGCAGGCGCGCTTCTTTCCCTCCACCCGTGAGGCGGTGCGGCTGTCCCCGGGCGACTTCCCGGCGGGCGTCGCGGCCCCGGTGGCGGACGTGGCCTCCGTGCCACTGCGTCCCGTGCTCATCGGCTTCACCCCGCGTGGCTCGGCCTCCGCGCTGCTCGTGGCCACCGGCGGCGCCACCACGCTGGACAACCCCGCCACGCCCCCCGGCGCCGCGCAGGGGCTGCTCAAGACGGCGTACGCGCTGGATGCCCGCGCGGTGCTCTTCGCTCGCGAGGAGGAGCTGAAGCAGGCCCTGTCCGTGGGCGCGGAGAACGGCGGTGTGGACATGGCGGCCCTGTCGGTGGACCGGCTCGCGTCGTGGGCGCCCACCTTGAGGGACGCGGCGCCGCGCACGGTGCTGCTCGTGGGGCGCAGCCGGGGCCAGGAGGCCATGGCGGCGGTGGGCGTGCCGGACCTGGCCGGCCTGCGCGGCAAGCGGGTGGGCGTGTATCCGGGCGGCTCGTCGCACTACTTCGCCCTCTGGGTGCTGGCGCGCGCGGGGCTGCGCACCTCGGACGTGCGGTGGGTGGACCTGCCCTCCACGCTGGACGCGGGCCGCGCGCTCCGGGAGGGCCGGGCGGACGTGGTGGTGGGGCTGTGGGGCGACGTGGAGCTGGCGGCGAGAGACAGGGGCGGCAAGGTGCTGGCCACCACGGCGGACGCGCCGCACCTGCTGGCCACGGTGCTGGTGGCCCGGGGCGACTTCGCGGCGCGCTACCCGGACGCGGTGCGGCGGGTGCTGCGTGGACTTCTGGACGCGGGGCAGGGCGTGCTGAAGGACCCGGCGGCCGGGGCGCGGCTGTTGGGCGAGGTGGCGCCCTACCTGGGCGACCCCACGGAGGCCATCCGGAGCGCCCCGCCCGCCACGCTGGCGGACAATCGGGCCTTCTTCGGACTTTCCGGCGAGGCGCCGGTTACCTATGACGAGCTCTTCCAGAGCGCCGCGGCGCTCTTCCAGAAGCTCAAGCGTGGGACGGCGCCCCCACCCGCGGAGGACACGCGGGACCTGGGCGCGCTGAAGTACGTCTCCGAGGCGCGGGGGCCGTAG